A DNA window from Enterobacter cloacae subsp. cloacae ATCC 13047 contains the following coding sequences:
- the gltX gene encoding glutamate--tRNA ligase produces the protein MKIKTRFAPSPTGYLHVGGARTALYSWLFARHNKGEFVLRIEDTDLERSTPEAIEAIMDGMNWLNLQWDEGPYFQTKRFDRYNAVIDEMLVAGTAYKCYCSKERLDALREEQMANGEKPRYDGRCRHDHSEHAADEPCVVRFANPQDGSVIFDDQIRGPIEFSNQELDDLIIRRTDGSPTYNFCVVVDDWDMEITHVIRGEDHINNTPRQINILKALNAPVPVYAHVSMINGDDGKKLSKRHGAVSVMQYRDDGYLPEALLNYLVRLGWAHGDQEIFSREEMIDLFSLSSVSKSASAFNTDKLLWLNHHYINTMPPEYVATYLQWHIEQANIDTRTGPELADLVKLLGERCKTLKEIAESCRYFYEEFDEFDADAAKKHLRPVARQPLEVVRDKLAALTEWTAENVHHAIQATADELEVGMGKVGMPLRVAVTGAGQSPALDVTVHAIGKSRSVARINKALGFIAERENQQ, from the coding sequence ATGAAAATCAAAACTCGCTTCGCGCCCAGCCCGACAGGCTACCTGCACGTCGGTGGTGCACGTACTGCTCTCTATTCCTGGCTTTTTGCACGCCACAACAAAGGTGAGTTCGTGCTGCGTATTGAAGACACCGATCTCGAGCGCTCCACGCCGGAAGCAATTGAAGCCATTATGGATGGGATGAACTGGCTGAATCTGCAGTGGGATGAAGGTCCTTACTTCCAGACCAAACGTTTTGACCGTTATAACGCGGTAATTGACGAGATGCTGGTCGCGGGTACGGCATACAAATGCTATTGCTCTAAAGAGCGCCTGGATGCGCTACGTGAAGAGCAGATGGCGAACGGCGAAAAGCCGCGTTACGACGGCCGCTGCCGCCATGACCACAGCGAGCATGCCGCTGATGAACCTTGCGTGGTGCGTTTTGCTAACCCACAGGACGGCTCTGTTATTTTTGACGACCAGATCCGTGGCCCAATCGAATTCAGCAACCAGGAGCTGGACGATCTGATCATCCGTCGTACCGACGGTTCTCCAACCTATAACTTCTGCGTGGTGGTTGACGACTGGGACATGGAAATCACCCACGTTATCCGTGGCGAAGACCATATCAATAACACCCCGCGACAGATCAACATCCTGAAAGCGTTAAATGCCCCTGTTCCGGTCTATGCGCACGTTTCAATGATCAACGGTGACGACGGTAAAAAGCTGTCTAAACGTCACGGTGCGGTCAGCGTTATGCAGTATCGCGACGACGGCTATTTGCCGGAAGCGCTGCTGAACTACCTGGTGCGTCTGGGCTGGGCTCATGGCGATCAGGAAATTTTCAGCCGCGAAGAGATGATCGATCTGTTCTCTCTGAGCTCTGTGAGCAAATCCGCCAGTGCATTTAACACTGACAAGCTGCTGTGGCTGAACCACCACTACATCAATACCATGCCGCCGGAATATGTGGCGACTTACCTGCAGTGGCACATTGAGCAGGCCAATATTGATACCCGTACTGGCCCTGAGCTGGCGGACCTGGTGAAACTGCTCGGCGAGCGTTGCAAAACGCTGAAAGAGATCGCCGAAAGCTGCCGCTACTTCTATGAAGAGTTTGATGAGTTCGATGCGGATGCCGCGAAGAAACATCTGCGTCCTGTTGCGCGTCAGCCGCTGGAAGTGGTACGTGACAAACTGGCTGCCCTCACTGAGTGGACCGCCGAGAATGTGCATCATGCGATTCAGGCTACCGCTGACGAACTGGAAGTCGGTATGGGTAAAGTAGGTATGCCACTGCGCGTAGCGGTGACCGGTGCGGGTCAGTCTCCGGCGCTGGATGTTACCGTTCACGCGATCGGTAAGTCTCGCAGCGTGGCGCGCATTAACAAGGCTCTGGGATTTATTGCTGAACGCGAAAACCAGCAGTAA
- a CDS encoding FlxA-like family protein, translated as MTTIQTSTHPIQTSNSGGSASSGNDIAAQISRITEQITKLTQQLKELPESAGSPEEKKKQQELIQAQLKVLQTQLAQLLRQQAEEAQKKQDQKQGKVEGVNNPSDVNQIDIYI; from the coding sequence ATGACGACCATTCAGACATCAACCCACCCTATTCAAACCAGTAACAGTGGTGGGAGTGCTTCCAGTGGCAACGATATTGCTGCCCAAATCAGCCGCATTACGGAGCAAATCACCAAACTGACTCAACAGCTAAAAGAGCTGCCAGAGAGTGCCGGCAGCCCGGAAGAGAAGAAAAAACAGCAGGAGCTCATTCAGGCACAGCTTAAAGTGCTGCAGACACAGCTTGCACAACTATTGCGCCAGCAGGCGGAAGAGGCCCAGAAGAAACAAGACCAGAAGCAGGGCAAAGTGGAAGGCGTAAACAACCCATCAGATGTCAATCAGATCGATATTTACATCTAA
- a CDS encoding LysR family transcriptional regulator: MNYSLRQLRVFVTVAHARSFSRAGEIIGLSQSAVSHSVKELELQTGVRLLDRTTREVVLTEAGQQLALRLERLLDELNSTLRDVGRLGQQLSGTVRVAASQTISAHLIPQCIAEGNQRYPDIDFVLHDRPQQWVLESIRQGDVDFGIVIDPGQVSDLECEIVLSEPFLLLCRDDDPLAMLPHVSWQTLQGAKLVLQDYASGSRPLIDSALNAQGVKATIVQEIGHPATLFPMVEAGIGISVLPALALPLPQGSRLAVRRLTPVVDRKLMLVRRKNRSLSGAAQAIWEVVRIQAQRLTEARIRDPLFNAADD; this comes from the coding sequence ATGAATTATTCCTTACGTCAGCTTCGCGTTTTTGTCACCGTGGCCCATGCCCGCAGCTTCAGCCGGGCAGGGGAGATCATTGGCCTGAGCCAGTCGGCCGTCAGCCACAGTGTGAAAGAACTGGAACTCCAGACAGGTGTGCGTCTACTCGACCGCACCACGCGTGAAGTGGTATTAACCGAAGCCGGACAGCAGCTGGCGCTGCGACTGGAGCGGTTACTGGATGAACTGAACAGCACGCTCAGGGATGTCGGGAGACTGGGGCAGCAGCTTTCTGGCACCGTACGGGTGGCAGCAAGCCAGACGATTTCGGCGCATCTTATTCCGCAGTGTATTGCTGAGGGTAACCAGCGCTATCCGGATATCGATTTTGTGCTGCACGACAGGCCGCAACAGTGGGTGCTGGAGAGCATCCGCCAGGGCGATGTGGATTTTGGCATCGTCATCGATCCCGGCCAGGTGAGTGACCTGGAGTGTGAGATTGTGCTTTCTGAGCCTTTTTTGCTGCTCTGTCGGGACGACGATCCGCTGGCAATGCTGCCTCATGTTAGCTGGCAGACGCTGCAGGGCGCGAAACTGGTTTTACAGGATTATGCATCGGGCAGCCGTCCGTTGATTGACTCCGCGCTGAATGCTCAGGGGGTAAAAGCAACCATCGTGCAGGAGATTGGTCATCCGGCTACGCTGTTTCCTATGGTTGAGGCAGGCATTGGGATCAGCGTATTGCCTGCCCTGGCGCTGCCGTTGCCACAGGGGAGCCGGCTGGCTGTAAGACGGTTGACCCCGGTGGTTGACAGAAAGCTGATGCTGGTTCGACGAAAAAATCGTTCTCTTTCGGGGGCGGCACAGGCTATCTGGGAAGTGGTGCGTATCCAGGCGCAACGGTTAACCGAAGCCCGCATACGCGACCCACTGTTTAATGCTGCAGATGATTAG
- a CDS encoding bile acid:sodium symporter family protein, whose amino-acid sequence MKLFRILDPFTLTLVVTVLLASFFPARGGFVPFFEGLTTAAIALLFFMHGAKLSREAIIAGGSHWRLHLWVMCSTFILFPILGVLFAWWAPVNVDPALYTGFLYLCILPATVQSAIAFTSLAGGNVAAAVCSASASSLLGIFVSPLLVGLLMNMHGAGGNLEQVGKICLQLLLPFVLGHLSRPWTGAFVAKHKKWISKTDQTSILLVVYSAFSEAVVNGIWHKVGAGSLLFIVVVSIVLLAIVIAVNIFVARKCGFNKADEITIVFCGSKKSLANGIPMANILFPTSVIGMMVLPLMIFHQIQLMVCAVLARRYKRQTEKLAQEETRAAKA is encoded by the coding sequence ATGAAACTATTTCGTATTCTTGATCCGTTTACACTTACCCTGGTCGTCACTGTTTTACTGGCCTCCTTCTTCCCCGCGCGCGGCGGTTTTGTGCCATTCTTTGAAGGACTCACCACCGCGGCCATCGCGCTGCTGTTCTTTATGCACGGCGCCAAACTCTCCCGCGAAGCCATTATCGCAGGGGGAAGTCACTGGCGACTGCACCTGTGGGTCATGTGCAGCACCTTTATTCTTTTCCCAATACTCGGCGTGCTGTTTGCGTGGTGGGCTCCGGTCAATGTTGACCCGGCGCTCTATACCGGTTTCCTCTACCTCTGTATTTTGCCAGCCACCGTCCAGTCCGCTATTGCCTTTACTTCGCTGGCAGGCGGCAACGTCGCGGCCGCTGTCTGCTCGGCATCGGCATCAAGCCTGTTAGGGATTTTCGTCTCGCCGCTGCTGGTTGGCCTGCTGATGAATATGCACGGTGCAGGCGGTAATCTGGAGCAGGTCGGGAAAATCTGTCTGCAGCTGCTTCTGCCATTTGTCCTTGGTCATCTTTCTCGTCCGTGGACGGGGGCGTTTGTGGCGAAGCACAAGAAATGGATCTCAAAAACCGATCAGACGTCGATCCTGCTGGTGGTTTACTCCGCCTTCAGCGAAGCCGTGGTGAATGGTATCTGGCATAAGGTGGGCGCAGGCTCGCTGCTGTTTATCGTGGTGGTCAGTATCGTCCTGCTGGCGATTGTCATTGCGGTAAACATCTTTGTGGCACGCAAATGTGGCTTCAACAAAGCAGACGAAATCACCATTGTGTTCTGCGGCTCGAAGAAAAGCCTGGCAAACGGCATCCCGATGGCCAACATTCTGTTCCCGACCTCGGTGATTGGGATGATGGTACTGCCGCTGATGATTTTCCATCAGATCCAGCTGATGGTCTGTGCAGTACTGGCGCGTCGTTATAAACGTCAGACGGAAAAACTGGCGCAGGAAGAGACCCGCGCCGCGAAGGCTTAA
- a CDS encoding DUF3820 family protein, with translation MEKEQLVEIANTEMPFGKYKGRRLIDLPEEYLLWFARKDEFPAGRLGELMAITLLIKTEGLTQLVQPLKRP, from the coding sequence GTGGAAAAAGAGCAGCTCGTCGAGATCGCCAATACGGAGATGCCGTTCGGTAAATATAAGGGCCGCAGGCTGATTGATTTGCCGGAAGAGTACCTTCTGTGGTTTGCCCGAAAGGATGAATTCCCGGCGGGACGACTGGGCGAGCTGATGGCCATCACGCTACTGATTAAAACCGAGGGGCTGACCCAGCTGGTTCAGCCCCTGAAACGTCCTTAA